The following proteins come from a genomic window of Myroides odoratus DSM 2801:
- a CDS encoding gliding motility-associated C-terminal domain-containing protein encodes MKKYVQVFVCFLVGVMPIFGQAPFQKAMVNQGTLTITPAAVVSTSYDFDNTASGVIKNDGTTYYYGNFNNDNLYYYNDQLPTAQAIFTPLEGTQGAQQITGDKPTDFYDVVFDNPTPIMGFDVKTEMNVKGSADFREGIVQVDSLAGMLTFHPGAKAMNPSDQSHVEGYVEKIGKENFVFPIGDKGVYRHATIAAIPSEKQAYQSKYILNDHEFFRQHDKMDRPIAALNTKEYWKLEKPNTAQGEILLTLSWDTRTTTPEVLTGDISNLHIVRWDDTRGMWVDQGGVISSDLQEVTTAVTGNGYFTLATVLPFSTEDNEVIIYNLVSPNGDEKNDYFYIENIQMYPNNQVEIYNRWGVKVYETTNYDSADNVFRGYSEGRVTINKDKALPTGTYFYIVTYEIKDKGGSHIVKKSGYLHLETE; translated from the coding sequence ATGAAAAAGTACGTTCAAGTATTTGTGTGTTTTTTGGTCGGAGTCATGCCCATTTTTGGGCAGGCTCCATTCCAAAAAGCAATGGTTAATCAAGGTACGCTAACAATTACTCCTGCAGCAGTAGTTAGTACGAGCTATGATTTTGACAACACGGCAAGTGGAGTCATAAAGAATGATGGAACGACCTATTATTACGGTAATTTCAACAATGATAATCTATATTATTATAACGATCAGCTTCCAACAGCACAAGCAATTTTCACTCCTTTAGAAGGTACTCAAGGAGCTCAACAAATCACGGGTGATAAACCTACTGATTTTTATGATGTTGTTTTTGATAATCCTACACCAATTATGGGATTTGATGTGAAGACGGAGATGAATGTTAAAGGAAGTGCTGATTTTCGAGAGGGAATCGTACAGGTAGATTCATTGGCAGGGATGTTGACCTTTCACCCAGGTGCAAAGGCTATGAATCCTTCTGATCAAAGCCATGTTGAAGGCTATGTTGAGAAAATAGGCAAGGAAAATTTTGTATTTCCTATTGGAGATAAAGGGGTGTACCGCCATGCTACGATAGCTGCCATTCCAAGTGAGAAACAGGCTTATCAAAGTAAGTACATCTTAAATGATCACGAATTTTTTCGCCAACACGACAAAATGGACCGACCAATAGCGGCGCTCAACACAAAAGAATATTGGAAACTAGAGAAGCCCAATACTGCCCAAGGTGAGATTTTGTTGACGTTGAGTTGGGATACTCGAACAACAACCCCAGAAGTCTTAACAGGTGATATAAGCAATTTACACATTGTGCGTTGGGATGATACACGAGGGATGTGGGTTGATCAAGGTGGAGTTATTTCCTCAGATTTACAAGAGGTGACGACTGCCGTAACAGGCAATGGTTATTTTACTTTGGCTACGGTTTTACCTTTTTCTACGGAGGATAATGAAGTTATTATTTACAATCTTGTTTCACCTAATGGGGATGAAAAGAATGATTATTTCTATATAGAAAACATTCAGATGTACCCGAATAATCAGGTGGAGATTTACAATCGTTGGGGGGTTAAAGTATACGAGACTACAAATTATGATTCTGCGGATAATGTATTTCGCGGTTACTCAGAAGGACGTGTGACAATCAATAAAGATAAAGCTCTTCCAACGGGCACCTATTTCTATATTGTTACCTATGAAATTAAAGATAAGGGCGGCTCTCATATAGTCAAGAAATCAGGATATCTCCATTTAGAAACAGAATAA
- a CDS encoding PorP/SprF family type IX secretion system membrane protein, giving the protein MYYGLSLVVLSFLSPSVHAQQDPQYTHYMYNHSNINPAYAGSTEGLQLFGLYRTQWVGLDGAPKTATLSATTPLGTSGLGLGVNFTNDRIGVMNENTLSIDLSYAIDLNYNYKLAFGLKGSGSLLDVTYSDLKIYDGTDPVAATDISNSFTPNLGAGLFLYSDKSYVGVSAPNLFTQARYDDNQLNTLHQKLHLYVTGGHVFDLNANLQFKPAAMIKMEEGSPLQVDVSANFMFMEKFTLGAAYRWDASVSGLVGFQVSKNLMLGYSYDADTSRLAHYNSGSHEVFLRFNLFNSHKRIAAPRFF; this is encoded by the coding sequence ATATATTATGGACTAAGTTTAGTAGTACTAAGCTTTTTGTCCCCCTCGGTGCATGCCCAACAAGATCCTCAGTACACCCATTATATGTATAATCACTCAAACATCAATCCTGCTTATGCAGGAAGCACGGAGGGATTACAACTTTTTGGGTTGTATCGTACACAATGGGTTGGCCTTGATGGCGCACCAAAAACGGCTACCCTTTCAGCTACTACGCCTTTGGGAACTAGTGGCTTGGGGTTAGGTGTGAATTTTACCAATGACCGAATTGGTGTCATGAATGAAAATACACTTTCCATCGATTTATCGTATGCGATTGATTTGAATTACAACTATAAACTAGCTTTTGGGTTAAAAGGAAGTGGTAGTTTATTAGACGTCACCTATAGTGATTTGAAAATTTATGATGGTACTGATCCAGTAGCAGCAACCGATATTAGTAATTCATTTACCCCTAATTTGGGAGCGGGATTGTTTTTGTATTCAGATAAATCCTATGTAGGGGTTTCAGCACCCAATTTGTTTACGCAAGCTCGTTATGATGATAATCAGTTGAATACACTGCATCAAAAGTTGCACTTGTATGTTACAGGAGGGCATGTATTTGATTTGAATGCCAATTTACAGTTTAAACCAGCGGCTATGATTAAGATGGAAGAAGGCTCGCCGCTTCAGGTAGATGTTAGTGCGAATTTTATGTTTATGGAGAAGTTTACCTTAGGAGCGGCTTACCGCTGGGATGCCTCAGTGAGTGGATTAGTAGGATTTCAAGTATCCAAGAACTTGATGCTTGGTTATAGTTATGATGCAGATACATCGAGATTGGCGCATTATAATTCGGGATCGCATGAGGTTTTTCTCCGCTTTAATTTGTTTAACAGCCATAAGCGCATTGCTGCGCCGAGGTTCTTTTAA
- a CDS encoding OmpA family protein: MMVRELHIGLLSLFISMGTVGYSQVKKEKLANERYDDMAYANAIELYENLAKKGYVNTSILQKLGDSYYFNGKLAQANQWYTELFEGEYKGKDLKALPSEYYYRYAQTLKSVEDYKKSLEFMNAFATMEQNDSRTTLYNKNRDYLSHIENHSDLYEVKPLSINTEYSDYGGSMLGDDLVFTSARSTSKVKDRQLHPWTNESYTSLYRVKVGPEGLGVPERFSTNLDSQVNDATAVFTEDGKTMYFTRNNSKHNGKSKQNKEQTSMLKIYKAVKQGDGQWGQVEALPINSDNYNTAHPALSPDGKWLYFASDRPESIGESDLYRVALYSNGSYGLVESLGVGINTAGRESFPFISSDSQLYFSSNGHPGLGGLDVFVAKLYPDGTLGPVVNMGKPINSSMDDFGFYFDPKEKKGFVSSNRAGGHGADDIYLVAEKPCTQIIEGKVYDKRTQGALSDAKVIIYDAQYQHVDTLRTNHRGYYSSELLSCGTKYRIKVEHPSYNTVEVTFNADQKPGIKTMDIGLEEIIIPIEVDDDLFKTLDLEPIYFDFDSAVIRYDASIELMKIVELMMKYPKLKIDIRSHSDSKGNDAYNLKLSDRRAKSTMDWMVKQGIAANRLSGRGYGETRLLNKCSNGVPCSESEHQENRRSEFIVIEK; this comes from the coding sequence ATGATGGTAAGAGAACTACATATAGGATTACTGAGCTTATTTATCAGCATGGGAACCGTCGGTTATAGTCAAGTAAAGAAGGAAAAATTGGCTAATGAAAGGTATGATGACATGGCATATGCTAATGCGATTGAACTATACGAGAATCTAGCTAAGAAAGGATATGTAAATACTTCGATCTTACAGAAATTAGGAGACTCGTATTACTTTAATGGCAAACTTGCTCAAGCCAATCAATGGTATACCGAATTATTTGAAGGAGAATACAAAGGCAAGGATTTAAAGGCATTGCCTTCTGAATATTATTACCGCTATGCTCAAACGCTAAAAAGCGTTGAGGACTATAAGAAGTCCCTGGAGTTTATGAATGCATTTGCAACTATGGAACAGAATGATTCTCGTACAACATTGTACAACAAGAATCGCGATTACCTGTCTCATATTGAAAATCATTCGGATTTGTATGAGGTGAAGCCATTGAGTATTAATACGGAATATTCAGACTACGGGGGGAGTATGTTGGGAGATGATCTAGTATTTACTTCCGCTCGTTCTACTTCCAAGGTTAAGGATCGTCAATTACATCCGTGGACCAATGAGAGCTATACGAGTTTGTATCGAGTTAAAGTAGGCCCAGAAGGCTTGGGAGTACCAGAACGATTCTCTACAAATTTGGATTCTCAAGTCAATGATGCAACTGCTGTTTTTACTGAAGATGGAAAGACGATGTATTTTACACGTAACAATTCCAAACACAATGGAAAGAGCAAACAAAATAAAGAACAAACCTCGATGTTGAAGATCTATAAGGCAGTAAAGCAAGGGGATGGGCAGTGGGGACAGGTAGAAGCATTGCCGATAAATTCGGACAATTACAATACCGCTCATCCCGCTTTATCTCCTGATGGGAAGTGGTTGTATTTTGCCTCTGATCGCCCAGAAAGCATAGGAGAGTCTGATTTATATCGCGTGGCGTTGTATTCCAATGGAAGTTATGGTCTAGTAGAAAGTTTAGGAGTGGGAATCAATACGGCAGGACGTGAGAGTTTTCCTTTTATTTCCTCAGATTCTCAGCTGTATTTTTCATCTAATGGTCATCCTGGATTAGGAGGATTGGATGTTTTTGTAGCTAAACTTTATCCGGACGGAACTCTTGGACCCGTAGTGAATATGGGTAAACCAATCAATAGCTCGATGGATGATTTTGGTTTTTACTTTGATCCCAAAGAAAAGAAGGGATTTGTGAGCTCAAACCGCGCTGGTGGACATGGGGCGGATGATATTTATTTGGTTGCAGAAAAACCATGTACGCAGATCATCGAAGGAAAAGTATATGATAAACGCACCCAAGGAGCGTTGTCTGATGCCAAAGTGATTATCTATGATGCACAATACCAACATGTAGATACGCTTCGCACGAATCATCGAGGTTATTACAGTAGTGAACTGCTTAGTTGTGGAACTAAATACCGTATTAAGGTTGAGCATCCATCGTATAATACGGTTGAAGTGACCTTTAATGCGGATCAAAAACCAGGAATTAAAACGATGGATATTGGTTTAGAAGAAATTATTATCCCAATTGAAGTAGATGACGATTTGTTTAAAACATTAGATCTAGAACCGATTTATTTTGATTTTGACAGTGCAGTGATTCGCTACGATGCTTCGATTGAGCTGATGAAAATAGTGGAGTTGATGATGAAATATCCGAAGCTGAAGATTGATATTCGCTCGCATAGTGACAGTAAAGGAAATGACGCGTATAACTTGAAATTATCTGATCGACGTGCAAAATCTACGATGGACTGGATGGTGAAGCAAGGCATAGCTGCTAATCGTTTAAGCGGTAGAGGTTATGGAGAGACGCGTTTGTTGAACAAATGCAGCAATGGAGTTCCTTGTAGTGAATCAGAACATCAAGAAAATAGACGTAGTGAATTTATCGTCATAGAAAAGTAA
- a CDS encoding PorP/SprF family type IX secretion system membrane protein, whose product MEPVKKQIIKTISLLTLGVCSSLHAQQNPVYTQYMYNPTIINPAYAASKESMSFFGLYRNQWVGIDGAPKTANVGFTTPLNNPKLGLGVNFVNDHIGALDENSISFDLAYTLDVDAQYKLALGLKGTANLLSMSYSKLNIYDQTMPFAYEDVKNKFSPNIGAGAYLYSDVAYLGLSVPKVFKVDYYDDIKRRTMRQQPLFYMMGGYVFDLGSDWLLKPAFLSKIGSGKPSVDLTANFLFQEKFTIGTAYRWNASISALTGFQIDENWFLGYAYDFDTTKLNPYNAGTHEIFMRFDWMGSFTSKRKMRFF is encoded by the coding sequence ATAGAACCCGTGAAAAAACAAATAATTAAAACAATAAGCCTTTTGACTTTAGGTGTTTGTTCGTCGCTACATGCCCAACAAAATCCTGTGTATACACAATATATGTACAATCCAACCATCATAAACCCAGCATATGCTGCAAGTAAAGAATCCATGAGTTTTTTCGGTTTATATCGAAATCAATGGGTAGGAATTGACGGTGCGCCTAAAACTGCAAATGTTGGTTTTACTACACCATTAAATAATCCAAAATTAGGATTAGGTGTCAATTTTGTCAACGATCACATTGGAGCATTAGACGAGAATAGTATTTCTTTTGATTTGGCGTATACCCTTGATGTCGATGCACAGTATAAATTAGCCTTGGGATTAAAAGGAACAGCGAATCTATTAAGTATGTCGTACTCTAAATTGAATATTTACGATCAAACAATGCCATTTGCTTATGAGGATGTGAAAAATAAATTTAGCCCCAATATTGGTGCGGGTGCTTATTTATATTCTGATGTAGCTTATTTAGGTTTATCAGTTCCAAAAGTATTTAAAGTAGATTATTACGATGATATAAAAAGAAGAACGATGCGTCAACAGCCTTTGTTTTATATGATGGGAGGATATGTTTTTGATTTAGGATCAGATTGGTTATTAAAACCCGCTTTTTTATCTAAAATAGGAAGCGGTAAACCTTCAGTAGATCTGACAGCAAATTTCTTGTTTCAAGAAAAATTTACCATCGGAACGGCTTATCGCTGGAATGCTAGTATCAGTGCCTTAACTGGTTTTCAAATTGATGAAAATTGGTTTTTGGGTTATGCGTATGATTTTGATACGACAAAATTGAATCCATATAATGCAGGGACACATGAAATTTTTATGCGTTTCGATTGGATGGGAAGTTTTACATCCAAAAGAAAAATGAGGTTCTTTTAA
- a CDS encoding helix-turn-helix domain-containing protein, with amino-acid sequence MKEETIQKREGIISSTEVLTRLKILLGVRSAKELAHIFNLKPNTISSWKKRNTLCYAKVIEICNKHEIDLNELFYTAYQNIAINKSYAQVPIIYLDDYLEYYLNAHVKQKKMKHIYLPKNVNFDMVIQMYINSTERMQAELMYVFCKKIDVASLVVGEDYILLVKNKGFQKYSVIAYDVEGQRLQLCRDMNEKMWLNTKEISECFQCMSSMPC; translated from the coding sequence ATGAAGGAAGAAACTATACAAAAAAGAGAAGGAATTATCTCTTCGACAGAAGTCTTAACTCGATTAAAAATTTTATTAGGGGTGCGATCAGCTAAAGAATTAGCCCACATCTTTAATTTGAAACCCAATACAATTTCTTCTTGGAAAAAGAGAAATACATTGTGTTATGCCAAGGTCATTGAAATCTGTAATAAGCATGAAATTGATCTCAATGAATTGTTTTATACGGCGTATCAAAATATTGCCATCAATAAAAGTTATGCGCAAGTGCCCATTATTTACCTGGATGATTATTTAGAGTATTATTTGAATGCACACGTGAAACAAAAGAAAATGAAGCACATATACTTACCTAAAAATGTCAATTTTGACATGGTTATCCAGATGTATATCAATTCGACAGAACGTATGCAAGCAGAACTGATGTATGTGTTTTGTAAGAAGATTGATGTAGCAAGCTTAGTTGTTGGTGAAGACTATATTCTCTTAGTTAAAAATAAAGGTTTTCAGAAATATAGCGTTATCGCATACGATGTAGAAGGTCAAAGACTGCAACTATGCCGAGATATGAACGAAAAGATGTGGTTAAATACAAAAGAAATATCGGAGTGCTTTCAATGCATGAGTAGCATGCCTTGTTAA
- a CDS encoding helix-turn-helix domain-containing protein, whose amino-acid sequence MMNSNFVQTPPAIHSSKEILTKLKVVLGVKSAKELAAIFNVKANTISSWKKRNTLCYTKLIQVCNQHDIDLNELFLVNYPNKTIEKSYIKRPIIYIDDYLEYYLSIEGKQQKLKQIYFPKQVCFDIIIQLYATIQEYKESYLVYAFCKKVDFTAVEIAKNYVLLLAGKGFQCYKLVEVNQREKVLYLQKDTEEITGVKEQEILEIFQWIKYLPC is encoded by the coding sequence ATGATGAACAGCAATTTTGTACAAACCCCTCCAGCAATTCATTCCTCAAAAGAAATCTTAACTAAATTAAAAGTTGTGTTAGGAGTGAAATCAGCCAAAGAATTAGCGGCTATTTTCAACGTAAAGGCCAATACAATTTCTTCTTGGAAAAAAAGAAATACGTTGTGTTATACCAAATTAATCCAAGTATGTAATCAACATGATATAGACTTAAACGAATTATTTCTTGTTAATTATCCCAATAAAACCATAGAAAAAAGCTATATCAAGCGACCAATTATTTACATCGATGATTATTTGGAATACTATTTGAGTATAGAGGGAAAACAGCAAAAACTCAAGCAAATTTATTTCCCTAAACAAGTTTGCTTTGATATTATTATTCAGCTATACGCAACAATACAAGAATATAAGGAATCATACCTGGTTTATGCCTTTTGCAAAAAAGTTGATTTTACGGCTGTTGAAATAGCGAAGAACTATGTGCTATTACTTGCTGGTAAAGGGTTTCAATGCTATAAACTAGTTGAAGTGAATCAACGTGAAAAAGTGCTTTATCTCCAAAAAGATACAGAGGAAATTACAGGAGTAAAAGAGCAAGAAATCCTTGAAATTTTTCAATGGATAAAGTACCTACCTTGTTAG
- a CDS encoding helix-turn-helix domain-containing protein, with protein sequence MELLKYILISIPMISSMTCGIILMVVFYKNLSVTEIPILRTLGGYYFALIALWITDNLTQKLLGSRIFLLPVLSLFITLSQVCFYHFICYIIPIKKKFNYLQYQMIFVVFVWSYAFIYALFQAKGYQELDVQAICTQYLSIYITLNTGVYTLLCWKRVYDYHRAKNKRKIQIKRLNWIHLLLVLKSIFTLLFCLNNYSVVVQAITVFVLSFQHIILTFNMLLEKNRVKIPVAYKTNVMLSSGQIVAVDQMGTLANDVLESTFIHSNTRTENLLTQSDIVNYFTNDKPYIKKDFRLDTLVNHFGVNRTYVSKFINVTYNCNVSQFINCWRLKEVEYLQATSKENNMEELVVQAGFSDYRHYLRAVHSAEKRQQH encoded by the coding sequence ATGGAATTATTGAAATACATTTTAATTTCCATTCCTATGATTTCATCTATGACATGTGGAATTATTCTAATGGTTGTTTTTTACAAAAACCTTTCTGTTACAGAAATACCAATTTTAAGAACTTTAGGTGGGTATTATTTCGCATTAATTGCCCTGTGGATTACTGATAATCTTACACAAAAATTACTAGGCAGCCGTATTTTTTTACTTCCTGTATTGTCGTTGTTTATTACCTTGTCTCAAGTGTGTTTTTATCATTTCATCTGCTATATCATTCCCATAAAAAAGAAGTTTAATTACCTGCAATATCAAATGATTTTTGTTGTATTTGTATGGTCGTATGCTTTTATTTATGCCTTATTTCAAGCTAAGGGATACCAAGAGTTAGATGTGCAGGCGATTTGTACGCAATACTTAAGTATTTATATTACCTTAAATACAGGAGTTTACACCCTATTGTGTTGGAAGAGAGTCTACGATTATCACCGTGCAAAAAATAAACGTAAAATTCAAATCAAAAGGTTGAATTGGATTCATTTACTCTTGGTACTGAAATCAATTTTTACACTTCTATTTTGCTTAAACAACTATAGTGTTGTGGTACAAGCGATAACTGTGTTTGTACTCTCATTTCAACATATTATATTGACATTTAATATGTTATTGGAAAAAAATAGAGTAAAAATTCCAGTTGCTTATAAAACAAATGTCATGTTGTCTTCTGGACAAATTGTAGCTGTGGATCAAATGGGAACATTAGCTAATGACGTATTAGAATCTACATTTATCCATTCCAATACACGCACTGAAAACCTATTAACCCAAAGTGATATTGTAAACTATTTTACTAACGATAAACCGTACATCAAGAAAGACTTCCGACTGGATACTTTAGTGAACCACTTTGGAGTGAATAGAACGTATGTGTCTAAATTTATCAATGTAACCTACAATTGCAATGTCAGTCAGTTTATCAATTGTTGGCGATTAAAAGAAGTAGAGTATCTACAAGCAACAAGCAAGGAAAATAACATGGAAGAGCTAGTTGTTCAGGCTGGATTTTCAGATTATCGCCATTATTTACGAGCTGTGCATAGTGCAGAGAAACGTCAACAGCATTAA
- a CDS encoding T9SS C-terminal target domain-containing protein, translating into MMKKNRLPRLILLSIGLSTNIGKAQNNVFYNNGILHVKSKTILSSYADFTNQMQGQLVNDGVTYYFGNFTNDGNFTYTKTLDTGEIQFVSTKQQNTIIAGNKAVDLHKVTFDIQQHKNYFDLKVNLDIWGELDFKEGIIKVDPLVNSTTKQPAGLVSFMPKSKHKNSNASSFVDGTVEKVGAEPFVFPIGNKEYFRPASISAPKNSKDVVLSNYVFQDSSFFEAHAAHAPEIKQVNTQEYWTLEKAKNSQTSFMLTLSWDETTTLPDLLINPEQDLHIVHWNSAQKQWEDLGGIVDMANKTITTPANISNSGYFTLASVQENQPGDDDVIIYNYVNANGGDQNDYFIIKNINLYPQNSVQIFNRWGAKVYETKNYDSQDNVFRGRQTRGGKLPSGTYYYLITYKKETKNTSYTVKKTGYLHLDSK; encoded by the coding sequence ATGATGAAAAAAAACCGTTTACCTCGTTTGATACTCCTTAGTATAGGACTCAGCACCAATATAGGAAAGGCTCAAAATAATGTTTTTTATAATAATGGAATATTGCACGTGAAGAGTAAAACTATTCTGAGTTCTTATGCTGACTTTACCAATCAAATGCAAGGACAATTGGTAAATGATGGTGTAACTTATTATTTTGGGAATTTTACCAATGATGGGAATTTTACCTATACCAAGACCTTAGATACGGGTGAAATACAATTTGTAAGTACAAAACAACAAAATACCATTATTGCTGGAAATAAGGCCGTAGACCTTCATAAGGTTACCTTTGACATACAGCAACATAAAAACTACTTTGATCTGAAGGTAAACCTAGATATTTGGGGAGAATTGGATTTTAAAGAAGGAATAATTAAGGTAGACCCTTTAGTTAATTCCACAACGAAACAACCCGCAGGATTGGTTAGTTTTATGCCTAAATCGAAACATAAAAATAGTAATGCTAGCAGTTTTGTGGATGGAACGGTAGAAAAAGTTGGTGCAGAACCCTTTGTTTTTCCTATTGGAAATAAAGAATACTTTCGACCAGCGAGTATAAGTGCCCCCAAAAATAGCAAAGATGTTGTATTGTCTAACTATGTATTTCAAGATTCATCCTTTTTTGAGGCACATGCAGCACACGCACCAGAAATTAAACAAGTGAATACCCAGGAGTATTGGACGCTTGAAAAGGCTAAAAACAGTCAAACTAGTTTTATGTTAACCTTGAGTTGGGATGAGACAACCACTTTGCCTGATCTACTGATAAATCCTGAACAGGACTTACATATTGTACATTGGAATTCGGCTCAAAAGCAATGGGAAGATCTTGGTGGAATTGTAGATATGGCAAACAAGACAATCACAACTCCAGCCAATATCTCGAATTCAGGTTATTTTACGTTGGCGAGTGTGCAAGAAAATCAGCCAGGAGATGATGATGTGATTATTTACAATTATGTCAACGCAAATGGAGGAGATCAAAATGATTATTTTATCATTAAAAATATCAATCTATACCCTCAGAATTCGGTTCAAATATTCAATCGATGGGGAGCAAAGGTATATGAAACGAAGAATTATGATAGCCAGGACAATGTATTTAGAGGCCGTCAAACACGAGGAGGAAAATTACCGTCAGGAACGTATTACTATTTAATAACCTATAAAAAAGAAACGAAGAATACGAGTTATACCGTTAAGAAAACAGGGTATCTCCATCTAGACAGCAAGTAA
- the trxB gene encoding thioredoxin-disulfide reductase, producing MSTIERTKCLIIGSGPAGYTAAIYAARANMAPILYQGLQPGGQLTTTNDVENFPGYPEGVTGPEMMLQLEAQAKRFGTDVRDGWVTKVDLSGAVKKVWVNETTELHADTVIISTGATAKYLGLPSEQHYLNLGGGVSACAVCDGFFYRNQEVVIVGAGDSACEEAHYLSKLCKKVTMLVRSDSFRASKIMEDRVRNTENIEILMNTSTVEVLGDGNVVTGIKVKNNETGVESDIPATGFFVAIGHKPNTDIFKGQLTMDETGYLLTTGKTSATNIEGVFACGDVQDKDYRQAITAAGSGCIAALDAERYLASQE from the coding sequence ATGTCAACGATAGAAAGAACAAAGTGTTTAATTATTGGATCAGGACCTGCAGGATATACAGCTGCAATTTATGCTGCAAGAGCTAATATGGCGCCTATTTTATACCAAGGATTACAACCAGGAGGGCAATTAACAACAACGAATGATGTGGAGAATTTCCCTGGGTATCCAGAGGGTGTAACAGGACCTGAAATGATGCTACAATTGGAAGCTCAAGCTAAACGCTTTGGAACAGATGTAAGAGATGGATGGGTAACAAAGGTTGACTTAAGTGGAGCTGTTAAAAAAGTTTGGGTAAATGAAACAACAGAATTACACGCAGATACTGTAATTATTTCTACTGGAGCAACTGCAAAATACTTAGGATTACCATCAGAACAACACTACTTAAATCTTGGTGGAGGAGTTTCTGCTTGTGCAGTTTGTGATGGTTTCTTTTACAGAAACCAAGAGGTTGTAATCGTAGGGGCAGGTGACTCGGCTTGTGAAGAAGCACATTACTTATCGAAACTTTGTAAGAAAGTAACGATGTTGGTACGCAGCGATAGTTTTAGAGCATCTAAAATTATGGAAGATCGCGTACGCAATACAGAAAATATCGAAATCTTAATGAATACAAGTACAGTTGAGGTATTAGGTGATGGGAATGTAGTAACGGGAATCAAAGTGAAAAACAATGAAACTGGAGTAGAATCAGACATCCCAGCTACAGGATTCTTCGTTGCAATTGGACATAAACCCAACACAGATATCTTCAAAGGTCAATTGACAATGGATGAAACAGGGTATTTACTTACAACAGGTAAAACGAGTGCAACTAATATTGAAGGAGTTTTTGCTTGTGGAGATGTGCAAGATAAAGACTACAGACAAGCAATTACTGCTGCAGGATCTGGATGTATTGCTGCTTTAGATGCTGAACGTTATTTAGCTTCTCAAGAATAA